One Rissa tridactyla isolate bRisTri1 chromosome 4, bRisTri1.patW.cur.20221130, whole genome shotgun sequence DNA window includes the following coding sequences:
- the TBPL2 gene encoding TATA box-binding protein-like 2, producing the protein MDGISPLEQYLERCGGQDDLSTSPQLFSPMSPYDVDLPIQTTEDVLFGSQLNQPKELPTDFSSVDLSFLPDITQDNKEQNLSEDGHEMQKELDGSISRNEESGIFRDESSLSCPDTTQPSPEASGTCPPLTPMTPMTPVTPASESSGIVPQLQNIVSTVNLACKLDLKNIALHARNAEYNPKRFAAVIMRIREPRTTALIFSSGKMVCTGAKSEEQSRLAARKYARVVQKLGFPAKFLDFKIQNMVGSCDVRFPIRLEGLVLTHQQFSSYEPELFPGLIYRMVKPRIVLLIFVSGKVVLTGAKERSEIYEAFENIYPILKGFKKAS; encoded by the exons GATGACCTTTCTACTAGTCCTCAGCTGTTTTCTCCCATGAGCCCTTATGATGTAGACCTTCCAATTCAAACAACTGAAGATGTGTTGTTTGGTTCTCAACTTAATCAGCCCAAAGAACTTCCTACAGACTTCTCCTCTGTGGACCTCAGCTTTCTTCCAGATATTACCCAAGAcaacaaagaacaaaatttatCTGAAGATGGCCATGAAATGCAAAAAGAGCTTGATGGGTCAATATCAAGAAATGAGGAGAGTGGTATCTTCAGGGATGAAAGCAGCTTGTCATGTCCAGATACAACTCAGCCGTCCCCTGAAGCATCTGGCACATGTCCTCCTCTGACACCAATGACTCCTATGACCCCGGTGACACCCGCATCGGAAAGCTCTGGCATAGTTCCTCAGTTACA GAATATCGTGTCGACTGTAAACTTGGCTTGTAAACTAGATCTGAAGAACATAGCTCTGCATGCCAGAAATGCAGAGTATAACCCAAAG AGGTTTGCTGCTGTGATCATGAGAATCAGGGAGCCACGAACAACAGCCCTAATCTTCAGTTCAGGAAAAATGGTCTGCACAGGAGCAAAAag TGAAGAGCAATCACGGCTTGCAGCCAGGAAGTATGCACGCGTGGTGCAGAAGCTTGGGTTCCCTGCCAAGTTCCTGGACTTCAAGATACAAAATATGGTCGGGAGCTGTGACGTGAGGTTCCCCATCCGGCTGGAAGGCTTGGTTCTCACTCACCAGCAGTTCAGCAG CTATGAACCTGAACTATTTCCTGGCCTTATTTATAGGATGGTCAAACCAAGGATAGTGCTGCTTATCTTTGTGTCTGGAAAAGTTGTACTGACTG GAGCAAAAGAGCGTTCCGAAATCTATGAGGCATTTGAGAACATCTACCCCATTCTAAAAGGTTTCAAGAAGGCATCATAA
- the ATG14 gene encoding beclin 1-associated autophagy-related key regulator codes for MPLPENKVPRDRRRGEPIMASPSGCRPQPGGQGGGAGAGAGPAALRGAEEDAEGLYVAVERCPLCNTTRRRLTCAKCVQSGDFVFFDGRDSERFSDKKERLMHLKTKQREFQKHVLKAMEGKEITDQLRWKIMSCKMRIEQLKQTICKENDEMTRYAEGLLRIKEENQKHYRRAQRHQEKKEKIQKHNRKLGELVEKKTYDLKTQYEHLANLRRTHILELTSVIFPIEEVKTSMRDPADVSSESDNAMTSSTVSKLAEARRTTYLSGRWVCDDHNGDTSISITGPWITLPNNGDYSAYYNWVEEKKTTQGPDMEHNNPAYTISAALCYATQLVNTLSLILDVNLPKKLCNSEFCGENLSRHRFTRAVKKLNANILHLCFSQHVNLDLLHPLHTLRNLMYLVSPDTENLGRSGPFEISADLEDSMEFVDPSATGETDESGDEHVSDEETDLGTDWENLPSPRFCDIPSQQVEMLQSQSSQVSQPIASSSAGGMISSAAASVTSWLKAYTGHR; via the exons ATGCCCCTGCCCGAAAACAAAGTCCCACGTGACCGGCGGCGCGGGGAGCCCATCATGGCGTCTCCCAGCGGCTGCCGGCCCCAGCccggcgggcagggcggcggcgccggggccggggccgggccggcggctcTGCGGGGGGCCGAGGAGGACGCCGAGGGGCTGTACGTGGCAGTGGAGCGGTGCCCCCTCTGCAACAccacccgccgccgcctcacctGCGCCAAGTGCGTCCAGAGCGGCGACTTCGTCTTCTTCGACGGACGCGACTCCGAGAG GTTTTCAGACAAGAAAGAAAGGCTGATGCATCTTAAAACCAAGCAGAGAGAATTCCAAAAACA TGTTTTGAAGGCCATGGAAGGGAAAGAGATAACTGATCAGCTG agatggaaaataatGTCCTGCAAGATGAGGATTGAGCAGCTGAAACAGaccatttgcaaagaaaatgatgaaatgacAAGAT aTGCAGAGGGGCTTCTGAGAATCAAAGAGGAGAACCAGAAGCATTATCGCAGGGCTCAGCGGCatcaggagaagaaagagaagatccAGAAGCATAACCGCAAGCTGGGAGAATTGGTAGAGAAAAAAACCTATGACTTGAAAACCCAGTACGAGCATCTGGCAAATCTTCGTCGGACGCATATCCTGGAGCTAACATCGGTCATTTTTCCCATTGAAGAAGTAAAGACAAGTATGAG AGATCCTGCAGACGTGTCTTCTGAGAGTGACAATGCCATGACCTCTAGCACTGTGAGCAAGCTTGCAGAAGCCAGGAGAACCACGTATCTCTCTGGGAGATGGGTGTGTGATGATCATAACGGGGACACCAGCATCAGTATCACAGGGCCTTGGATAACGCTTCCTAATAACGGAGACTATTCAGCGTATTACAATTGGGTGGAAGAGAAGAAGACTACACAAGGACCAG ataTGGAACATAATAACCCTGCTTATACCATCAGTGCTGCATTGTGCTATGCAACTCAGCTCGTTAACACTCTGTCTCTCATACTTGATGTCAATCTTCCCAAGAAGCTCTGCAACAG CGAGTTCTGCGGAGAGAATCTGAGCAGACACAGGTTCACGCGGGCAGTGAAGAAGCTGAATGCTAACATCCTTCACCTTTGCTTCTCTCAG CATGTAAATTTAGATCTGTTGCACCCACTGCATACGCTCAGGAACCTTATGTACCTGGTCAGCCCAGACACTGAGAACTTGGGCAG GTCCGGGCCTTTCGAAATCAGTGCTGATCTCGAAGACTCCATGGAGTTCGTGGATCCCAGTGCCACCGGAGAAACGGATGAGAGCGGCGATGAGCACGTCAGCGACGAAGAGACGGACCTAGGGACAGACTGGGAGAATCTGCCAAGCCCCAGGTTCTGCGACATCCCCTCTCAGCAGGTGGAgatgctgcagagccagagcagccAGGTGTCTCAGCCCatcgccagcagcagcgctggcggAATGatctcctctgccgccgcctccgTCACCTCCTGGCTGAAGGCGTACACTGGACATCGCTAA